Below is a genomic region from Prunus persica cultivar Lovell chromosome G3, Prunus_persica_NCBIv2, whole genome shotgun sequence.
AGCTGGATGAAGACCCGAGAGGCAAGGACTTGGAGAGGGCCCTGATGAGGCTCTTGGGCACCTCCTCTGCTGTTCCTGTGGTCTTCATTGGTGGAAAGCTTGTGGGTGCTATGGACAGAGTCATGGCCTCTCACATCAATGGCACTCTGGTTCCTCTTCTCAAAGAGGCTGGGGCTCTCTGGCTCTGAAAATggattctcttctttcttcaaatactagttttttgttcatttttaagaaagagagaagaagaggaagaaattgaCTAGGACCTAATTACATAGCAAAAAAGTACCTAATTGATGACCAGCAGCAGGGCAGAGGAAGAGGAGTTGCTTTTGTGAGTCCCCCCTAGCTCCATTTTGGACACACTAATCACTAATGTCTCACTCACTAGCTAGCTACTTCATTTCtctttgggttttgttttcttagttTCATATGGGTGTGTTGGATTGTCTTCATGCTTTTACTGTGAGTGTTCAGAGAGATATGTAATGTAATGGCTCCCTCCTCTgtatacaaaaaagaaaaaagaaaaaaaaagagagttaaTTTCTTACTTTAATCTCTAATCTTGTAATCTGTGTCTCTGTTTTGCATTAAGTTATTTCCACTAAGCACAGCAGCTCCTTAGCAATGTTACATTTTAAGGCTTCTAATTTGCCATTAATGTACATGAGTATGTTTAGTTTTCAGCCTTCTGCCTCTTTGCTTAATTTTGAAGTAATACTAATTTCAAGCttaggaagaagagaaaggccAGGCCGGCAAAATATATCCGTATACTACTAGCATAAAGAAAAGATGCAACAGCAAAAGGGTAGCTTTTTAGATAATGTGTTCAG
It encodes:
- the LOC18781950 gene encoding glutaredoxin-C5; this encodes MQYQTESWGSYMPTRSSMGGDPLERIERMASENAVVIFSVSSCCMCHAIKRLFCGMGVNPTVYELDEDPRGKDLERALMRLLGTSSAVPVVFIGGKLVGAMDRVMASHINGTLVPLLKEAGALWL